Part of the Cellulomonas taurus genome, CAGCGTCGGCCCGGCGTCCAGCACCCGGGTGAGCACCGCGGCCGACCCGTAGCCGAGCACGGTGGCCACGGCTCCGCCGATCAGCAGCGCCGCCCGGGTCCTCGGTGCCCGCAGATCCGCCCGGGTGACCGCCAGGCCCACCAGCAGATACGCGATCCAGACCAGCGCCGGGTAGTACTCGCCGATCACCAGGTCGATGATCCCGCCGCCGTTCAGCTCCGCCGTGATCCGCCCCTCCAGCAGCACCCGCAGCGCGGGTGCCAGCAGGACCACCACCCCGGCGCCGACCAGGAGGGTCGACACCCGGGTGCGCAGCAGGCAGGCGGCGACCGCGAACAACAGGGCGTAGGTCGGCAGGATCACCACCACCGGGGTGTTGAGCGCCGCCAGGGCCACCCCCACGCCGAGCAGGATGAACGCCCGGGACAGCACCTTCACCCGTGCCTGCACCCGGCGGACCCCGTCCACCGGGCGGGCGCCACCGGACATCAGGGCGACCGACACACCGGACAGCACCACGAACAGTGCGGCGGAGCGCCCGTCGGCGATCTCCAGCCACCGGCTGTCGGGTCCGACATGGGCGGTCACCATGCCCAGGACCGCCAGGCCCCGGGCCAGGTCGATCCCCTCGATGCGTCGCATGGCGTCACGGTACTGGCGCGGCACCCGGTCTCAGTGAGCAAGACACCATGTCCTACTCAGTGAGCAGCGGGCCTAGCGTGGTCCCCGTGACCACTCCTGCACCCGAGGTCTACACCCACGGACACCACGAGAGCGTGCTGCGTTCGCACCGCTGGCGCACCGCCGAGAACTCCGCCGCCTACCTGCTCCCCGCGCTGGAGCCGGGACAGCGGCTGCTCGACGTGGGTTGCGGCCCCGGCACCCTGACCATCGGCCTGGCGAGCCGGGTGGCGCCGGGTGAGGTGATCGGAGTCGACCGCTCCGACGCGGTGGTCGAGCTCGCCCGCGACGAGGCCCGCCGGGCCGGTGCGCAGAACGTGAGCTTCACCACCGGCGACGCCTATGCGCTGCCCTTCGAGGACGACAGCATGGACGTCGCCCATGCCCACCAGCTGCTGCAGCACCTCACCGACCCGGTCGCCGCCCTGCGTGAGCTGCGCCGCGTGGTGCGGCCCGGGGGACTGGTCGCGGTCCGGGACGCCGACTACGCCGGGATGACCTGGTTCCCGCAGGACCCGGCACTGGACGAATGGTCGGCGCTCTACCACGAGGTCACGCAGGCCAACGGGGCCGAGGCCGACGCCGGGCGCCGCCTGCACTCTTGGGCGCTGGAGGCGGGTTTCAGCGAAGACGCGGTCGTGCCCACCGCCGGGGTCTGGTGCTACGCCTCCGAGGAGGACCGCCGCTGGTGGTCCGGACTGTGGGCCGAGCGCTGCACGGAATCCGACTTCGCCCGTCAGGCGGTGGCCCACGGTCTGGCCGATGAGGT contains:
- a CDS encoding heparan-alpha-glucosaminide N-acetyltransferase domain-containing protein; the protein is MRRIEGIDLARGLAVLGMVTAHVGPDSRWLEIADGRSAALFVVLSGVSVALMSGGARPVDGVRRVQARVKVLSRAFILLGVGVALAALNTPVVVILPTYALLFAVAACLLRTRVSTLLVGAGVVVLLAPALRVLLEGRITAELNGGGIIDLVIGEYYPALVWIAYLLVGLAVTRADLRAPRTRAALLIGGAVATVLGYGSAAVLTRVLDAGPTLSRLITAEPHSSSTPEVLGNIGVALLTLVACLWLAERLPRLVAPLAATGALALTAYVGHLLVIWLLGPDVVWLPTVGGWLAFMVVIVGACWASRATVGRGPAEWALHRVAARAADTGEVRATPVGDPT
- a CDS encoding methyltransferase domain-containing protein, with the translated sequence MSYSVSSGPSVVPVTTPAPEVYTHGHHESVLRSHRWRTAENSAAYLLPALEPGQRLLDVGCGPGTLTIGLASRVAPGEVIGVDRSDAVVELARDEARRAGAQNVSFTTGDAYALPFEDDSMDVAHAHQLLQHLTDPVAALRELRRVVRPGGLVAVRDADYAGMTWFPQDPALDEWSALYHEVTQANGAEADAGRRLHSWALEAGFSEDAVVPTAGVWCYASEEDRRWWSGLWAERCTESDFARQAVAHGLADEVGLEQLAVGWREWGEQPGGWFAVLHGEVLARV